In Archangium violaceum, the following are encoded in one genomic region:
- a CDS encoding OmpP1/FadL family transporter — MKKTLLVVTLLAAGTSQAAGLAIDSQSARATGMGSVGVASSQDSSSIYFNPAGILGVSKLDAQLGDSLILLDLGFTREGGSKQTQNTVSPPPHAYFVYKLDEKVAAGVGVFTPFGANSNWPDDFVGRFIAKKSKVVTFDINPTVAFAPMPWLRLGAGFQAVYGTVDISRQLNLITTEGTATLSGNDWGIGFNAGVQADVVPQFLTLGVHYRSQVDMSFKGDADFNTPPEFAPVTPPDQSFTLDVTMPASLGLGVAIVPLPKLLVSADVNWVQWSSVEQLHFQLQDTPQASPPVPKNWEDRWNVHVGAEYGITSSLAVRAGYVYDPTPTPEETLSPDLPDADRMRVTVGAGYSFSSFRVDAGYQLVLLTDQKSTFQPLPGTYSGSAHVVGLTLGYSQ; from the coding sequence ATGAAGAAGACACTCCTGGTCGTGACCCTGCTCGCCGCCGGCACCAGCCAGGCGGCCGGTCTCGCCATCGACTCCCAGAGCGCCCGCGCCACCGGCATGGGCTCCGTGGGCGTGGCGAGCTCGCAGGACTCCTCGTCCATCTATTTCAACCCCGCCGGCATCCTCGGGGTCTCCAAACTGGATGCGCAGCTCGGCGATTCGCTCATCCTCCTGGACCTGGGTTTCACCCGCGAGGGGGGCTCGAAACAGACCCAGAACACGGTCTCCCCTCCGCCCCACGCCTACTTCGTCTACAAGCTCGACGAGAAGGTGGCGGCCGGCGTGGGCGTCTTCACCCCCTTCGGCGCCAACAGCAACTGGCCGGATGACTTCGTGGGACGCTTCATCGCCAAGAAGTCCAAGGTCGTCACCTTCGACATCAACCCGACGGTGGCCTTCGCTCCCATGCCATGGCTGCGGCTCGGCGCCGGCTTCCAGGCGGTGTACGGCACCGTCGACATCAGCCGCCAGCTCAACCTCATCACCACCGAGGGCACGGCGACCCTGTCCGGCAACGACTGGGGCATCGGCTTCAACGCGGGCGTCCAGGCGGACGTGGTGCCGCAGTTCCTCACCCTCGGCGTCCACTACCGCAGCCAGGTGGACATGAGCTTCAAGGGTGACGCGGACTTCAACACGCCCCCCGAGTTCGCCCCGGTCACGCCCCCGGATCAGTCCTTCACCCTCGACGTGACGATGCCGGCCTCGCTCGGACTGGGCGTGGCCATCGTGCCCCTGCCGAAGCTGCTCGTGTCCGCCGACGTGAACTGGGTCCAGTGGTCCTCCGTCGAGCAGCTCCACTTCCAGCTCCAGGACACCCCGCAGGCCAGTCCCCCCGTCCCCAAGAACTGGGAGGATCGGTGGAACGTCCACGTGGGCGCCGAGTACGGCATCACGAGCTCCCTGGCCGTGCGCGCGGGCTACGTCTACGACCCGACCCCCACTCCCGAGGAGACGCTCTCGCCCGACCTGCCGGACGCCGACCGCATGCGCGTCACCGTGGGCGCCGGTTATTCCTTCTCCTCCTTCCGCGTGGACGCCGGCTACCAGCTCGTCCTCCTGACGGACCAGAAGAGCACCTTCCAGCCCCTGCCCGGTACCTACAGCGGCTCGGCCCACGTGGTGGGCCTGACACTCGGTTACTCGCAGTGA
- a CDS encoding Hint domain-containing protein has protein sequence MLLSATLLGACTQQRQPPPAEQVDRQALANDSRVMARLYEEWQRSLHSQSLKGGANEQMPLDLSDEVQYRFVKNRLKASGLNALNAPRLFSRLEELHRLVRLPERPSRVPARVTAQAGSEAEWCGHMIPLGGEAGDATQARFQGTALASCFNGSDYGYVDASAFATDKARTTFELLATEYHEEYAGKVLETAPVSVALPRESGKELLVDSLAMAFNEETGQEHLTYTSVSASLHGNTPVDGDFILEHPRELLEGNPWDKSIRLCLERGAINGSLDCDYGSIYIRPDGVWQPFPGSGAVGIAAVDVAATLASRQPDGSTTWIPDKSAFWEPAVKPFDPARFQVPTRGRFVPHVLPECQVEKVTSKVVAVLTETGGWCEAGSSIGTVVGKGELPWKTPTVSGEYPFDGILDFGKGNCLDNAQGVRLEMWVYAEGHCPDPYGGEPEFFRCPSKKEVKPVDYTRLCMAEGTQVSKPDGTRVAVEQVKVGDNLLTDGSGLALTVTTVHRGGESKPLVKLRDAEGREVRVTETHPMMTVARGLVQARELKVGEAVLTRTGASRLVAVERVPYDGLVYNFALGTPEELARAGTGAHTLYANGFLVGDSQSQQALEKQRRVDARALLARLNGAWHQDYQLSQARQHARR, from the coding sequence ATGCTGTTGTCGGCCACGCTCCTCGGTGCGTGTACGCAGCAACGACAGCCACCGCCCGCCGAGCAGGTGGACAGGCAGGCGCTCGCCAATGACTCGCGTGTCATGGCCCGGCTCTACGAGGAGTGGCAGCGGTCCCTCCACTCGCAATCGCTGAAGGGGGGCGCCAACGAGCAGATGCCCCTCGACCTCTCCGACGAGGTGCAGTACCGCTTCGTGAAGAACCGGCTGAAGGCCTCGGGGCTGAACGCCCTGAATGCCCCGCGGCTCTTCTCGCGCCTGGAGGAGCTCCACCGGTTGGTGCGTCTGCCCGAGCGGCCCTCGAGGGTCCCGGCGCGGGTGACGGCCCAGGCGGGCTCCGAGGCGGAGTGGTGCGGGCACATGATTCCGCTCGGTGGCGAGGCAGGGGACGCGACGCAGGCCCGCTTCCAGGGCACCGCGCTCGCCTCCTGCTTCAACGGCTCGGACTACGGCTACGTGGACGCCAGCGCCTTCGCCACGGACAAGGCGCGGACGACCTTCGAGCTGCTCGCCACCGAGTACCATGAGGAGTACGCCGGCAAGGTGCTGGAGACGGCGCCCGTCTCCGTCGCGTTGCCGCGCGAGTCCGGCAAGGAGCTCCTCGTCGACTCGCTGGCCATGGCCTTCAACGAGGAGACGGGCCAGGAGCACCTCACCTATACGTCGGTGAGCGCCTCGCTCCATGGGAACACCCCGGTGGACGGCGACTTCATCCTCGAGCACCCGAGGGAGCTGCTCGAGGGCAACCCGTGGGACAAGTCCATCCGCCTCTGCCTGGAGCGCGGCGCCATCAATGGCTCCCTGGATTGTGATTACGGGTCCATCTACATCCGGCCGGATGGCGTGTGGCAGCCATTCCCGGGCTCGGGGGCGGTGGGCATCGCCGCGGTGGACGTCGCGGCCACGCTGGCCTCCAGGCAGCCGGATGGCTCGACGACGTGGATTCCGGACAAGAGCGCCTTCTGGGAGCCCGCGGTGAAGCCTTTCGATCCGGCGCGCTTCCAGGTCCCCACGCGTGGCCGGTTCGTGCCCCACGTGCTGCCGGAGTGCCAGGTGGAGAAGGTGACCAGCAAGGTGGTCGCCGTCCTGACGGAGACCGGTGGGTGGTGCGAGGCGGGCTCGTCCATTGGCACCGTGGTGGGCAAGGGCGAGCTGCCCTGGAAGACGCCCACCGTGTCCGGGGAGTACCCCTTCGACGGCATCCTGGACTTTGGCAAGGGCAACTGCCTGGACAACGCGCAGGGGGTCCGGCTGGAGATGTGGGTCTACGCCGAGGGCCATTGCCCCGACCCCTACGGTGGCGAGCCCGAGTTCTTCCGTTGCCCCTCGAAGAAGGAGGTGAAGCCGGTGGACTACACGCGGCTGTGCATGGCGGAGGGGACGCAGGTGTCGAAGCCGGACGGCACGCGGGTGGCGGTGGAGCAGGTGAAGGTGGGGGACAATCTGCTGACCGACGGCAGCGGGCTGGCGCTGACGGTGACGACGGTGCACCGCGGAGGGGAGAGCAAGCCCCTGGTGAAGCTGCGCGACGCCGAGGGGCGCGAGGTGCGGGTGACGGAGACGCACCCGATGATGACGGTGGCGCGTGGGCTGGTGCAGGCCCGGGAGCTGAAGGTGGGCGAGGCCGTGCTGACGCGTACCGGGGCGAGCAGGCTGGTGGCCGTGGAGCGCGTCCCCTATGACGGGCTCGTCTACAACTTCGCGCTGGGCACTCCGGAGGAGCTGGCCCGCGCCGGCACCGGGGCGCACACGCTGTATGCCAATGGCTTCCTGGTGGGGGACAGCCAGTCGCAGCAGGCGTTGGAGAAGCAGAGGCGGGTGGACGCGCGCGCGTTGCTGGCGCGGCTGAATGGTGCCTGGCATCAGGACTACCAGCTGTCCCAGGCTCGCCAGCACGCCAGGAGATGA
- a CDS encoding OmpA/MotB family protein — protein sequence MERTASDTEKRRRARLPWWLLAGSLGVSMVGGWLASRSISSLLTRVEQLEREAADSEARVAELQVLRDSMTRRLRVLEQQQQGLTAALGKKSLEPGAQLSKREAARAELEPLLKTELEKGEAFLEEAEGRLRLELAEHLLFEPRGAELTPGGAELLTRVGAKLGGVEGHLVQVAAHTDAVRETPETSVPGTSWELSAARAVTVVHFLGDTVKLPPEKLVAAGYGQYHPVVPDDGPQARERNRRLELQLMPAPAPRQPPPPPPAPADARMAKKRPSPKR from the coding sequence ATGGAGCGGACAGCGAGCGACACGGAGAAGCGCCGTCGCGCGCGGCTGCCGTGGTGGCTGCTGGCGGGCTCGCTGGGTGTGTCGATGGTGGGCGGGTGGCTGGCCTCGCGATCCATCTCCTCGCTGCTGACGCGGGTGGAGCAACTGGAGCGAGAGGCGGCGGACTCCGAGGCGCGGGTGGCGGAGCTGCAGGTGCTGCGCGACAGCATGACGCGGAGGCTGCGCGTGCTGGAGCAGCAGCAACAGGGACTGACGGCGGCGCTCGGCAAGAAGTCCCTGGAGCCGGGAGCACAGCTCTCGAAGCGGGAGGCGGCAAGGGCGGAGCTCGAGCCCCTCCTGAAGACGGAGCTGGAGAAGGGCGAGGCCTTCCTGGAGGAGGCCGAGGGCCGTCTGCGGTTGGAGCTGGCGGAACACCTGCTCTTCGAGCCGCGCGGGGCGGAGCTGACCCCCGGGGGAGCGGAGCTGCTGACGCGGGTGGGTGCGAAACTGGGAGGGGTGGAGGGGCACCTGGTGCAGGTGGCCGCACACACGGACGCGGTGCGGGAGACGCCGGAGACGAGCGTGCCCGGGACGAGCTGGGAGCTGTCGGCGGCGCGAGCGGTCACGGTGGTGCACTTCCTGGGAGACACGGTGAAGCTGCCGCCGGAGAAGCTGGTGGCGGCGGGCTACGGGCAATACCACCCGGTGGTACCGGATGATGGACCGCAGGCGCGGGAGCGGAACCGGAGACTCGAGTTGCAGCTGATGCCGGCGCCGGCGCCGCGACAACCCCCGCCGCCGCCGCCAGCTCCGGCGGATGCGCGGATGGCGAAGAAACGCCCGTCCCCCAAGCGGTAA
- a CDS encoding TetR/AcrR family transcriptional regulator, with the protein MSMVTSRKTSPPREDAEAPGLRERNKQEKLERIREAARELFAKKGFAETTTREIAQRAGVATGTLFLYARTKEELLMLVLSERVEAVQEERFRTLPREAPLLEQLLHVFEGFFTFYAKEPGLARTFIRELLFVEPGPAGERMRLERAFAARLAELVVAARERGEVAPEVDLEVAGLNLFSLYVTTLIAWLSGALGPGESWRPMLERTLALQLRGFGPGADTLPRKKRRQS; encoded by the coding sequence ATGAGCATGGTCACTTCTCGAAAAACCAGCCCTCCACGGGAGGACGCCGAGGCGCCCGGACTGAGGGAGCGCAACAAGCAGGAGAAGCTGGAGCGCATCCGCGAGGCGGCGCGGGAGCTCTTCGCGAAGAAGGGCTTCGCGGAGACGACGACGCGGGAGATCGCCCAGCGGGCGGGCGTGGCGACGGGGACGCTGTTCCTCTACGCGCGCACGAAGGAGGAGCTGCTGATGCTGGTGCTCTCCGAGCGGGTGGAGGCGGTGCAGGAGGAGCGCTTCCGCACGCTGCCCCGGGAGGCACCGCTGCTCGAGCAGCTGCTGCACGTCTTCGAGGGCTTCTTCACCTTCTACGCGAAGGAGCCGGGGCTGGCGCGCACGTTCATCCGGGAGCTGCTCTTCGTGGAGCCGGGGCCCGCGGGTGAGCGCATGAGGTTGGAGCGGGCCTTCGCGGCGCGGCTGGCGGAGCTGGTGGTGGCGGCGCGCGAGCGCGGCGAGGTGGCGCCCGAGGTGGACCTGGAAGTGGCCGGCCTCAATCTCTTCTCGCTGTACGTCACGACGCTGATCGCCTGGCTGTCCGGGGCACTGGGCCCGGGGGAGAGCTGGCGACCCATGCTCGAACGCACGCTCGCGCTCCAGCTCCGGGGCTTCGGGCCGGGCGCGGACACCCTTCCCCGGAAGAAGCGGAGACAGTCATGA
- a CDS encoding CBS domain-containing protein encodes MPDIILYPRDTVIRALEVMHRYGVHLLPVVDERHGEVLGHVSEEELHRIWSTLPLARMSEILTARAALASEGIAGERPSRIVFVPGGQGSRSSWLH; translated from the coding sequence ATGCCAGACATCATCCTCTATCCGCGCGATACGGTGATACGTGCGCTCGAAGTGATGCACCGTTACGGCGTGCACCTGTTGCCAGTGGTGGATGAGCGACACGGCGAGGTGCTCGGCCACGTCTCCGAGGAGGAGCTGCACCGCATCTGGTCCACGCTCCCGCTGGCCCGCATGTCTGAAATTCTGACCGCCCGCGCGGCCCTCGCCTCGGAAGGAATTGCAGGCGAGCGGCCCTCGCGCATCGTCTTCGTCCCCGGTGGGCAGGGCTCGCGCTCCTCCTGGCTGCACTAG
- a CDS encoding nucleotidyltransferase family protein, whose product MKAVAIILAAGESRKMGYPKALIEHEGGRSFLQSLASTFGKAGCTIIGVIGKDADAVRDQHPTVHLVENERWQDGQLASVKTGLEEAFEEGADVVLIHPVDMPALRASTLKSLIKALGDSVEGLRPEYEGASGFPIVLSRAAAERLRDGDSGETLLEGALRGVQLRRIPVKDPGVVVNINTPETYERLFGSAPKLAPPPKRRGKKGGESSAGASAGSGASAPMEASSEGLSGK is encoded by the coding sequence ATGAAGGCTGTGGCAATCATCCTCGCTGCGGGCGAGTCCAGGAAGATGGGCTATCCCAAGGCGCTCATCGAGCACGAGGGGGGCAGAAGCTTCCTCCAATCGCTCGCGTCGACGTTCGGCAAGGCGGGGTGCACCATCATCGGCGTCATTGGCAAGGACGCCGATGCCGTGCGAGATCAGCACCCCACCGTTCATCTGGTGGAGAACGAGCGGTGGCAGGACGGTCAGCTCGCCTCGGTGAAGACCGGGTTGGAGGAGGCCTTCGAGGAAGGCGCGGACGTGGTGCTCATCCACCCCGTGGACATGCCCGCCCTTCGGGCCTCCACCCTCAAGTCGCTCATCAAGGCGCTCGGCGACTCCGTGGAGGGGCTGCGTCCCGAGTACGAGGGAGCCTCCGGCTTCCCCATCGTCCTCTCGCGCGCCGCCGCCGAGCGGCTGCGGGACGGGGACTCCGGCGAGACGCTGCTCGAGGGCGCCCTGCGCGGCGTGCAGCTGCGCCGCATCCCCGTGAAGGACCCGGGCGTCGTCGTCAACATCAACACCCCGGAGACCTATGAGCGCCTGTTCGGCTCCGCTCCGAAGCTCGCTCCTCCCCCCAAGCGCCGGGGCAAGAAGGGCGGCGAGTCTTCCGCCGGGGCGAGCGCGGGCTCGGGGGCCTCGGCTCCCATGGAGGCGTCCTCCGAGGGACTCTCCGGAAAGTGA
- a CDS encoding Hint domain-containing protein translates to MNVSSTASFRMLRRLVPALACLAMLGAGCTQQKVPPPQNEVDKQTLETDSLYMARLYAKWDQTVRMQGAGPGQERGRMSIDLADDTQYRFLKNRLHSAGSTPDNSPHLFRRIEKLRKERKDGIPDTVTRKDQLTSTGTGPARDNPWCGHVLPLKDEEDADSLVAKFEATGLVTCFKGADYAYVDVTAFATDASRTNLRVLDTRAEEQYAGAVLETQPLDLHLKVGEHELLLVDSLSLAFNETTGEAHLSYTVAESSIVALGVHQPNINTMYFEHPRELIGSFQADNAIRTCLERGATVGYLDCDYTTGSKDPVTGAFTPFGKPFTGISAVDAEATKPPYGSWLPRRGDYWEPANGAFDPSHLYVAMRGRHLVSMPTRLCTIDERDSDVSVILMEQGGRCTAGRNTGDPVLNGGLPFTPHKWDDYSPGILVLPFDGLADFGKDCLDHMQNVRLLIRSTVKATCHQIGVNTAGQQIIRTRTQPILNLDFRNACLAEGTKVTKADGSLVAVEHVKQGDKLLTNGRGVALTVTTVSRGGESKPMVKLRDERGGEVMVTETHPMVTAARGLVQAGELKVGDALLTRTGTAKLVGVERVPYTGQVFNFALGTPEELASVGPEARTLYANGYLVGDSSMQSRLERQRKLDAREVLAKLNGAWHEDYRRHQARR, encoded by the coding sequence ATGAACGTGTCTTCGACCGCATCATTCCGGATGCTCCGCCGTCTCGTCCCGGCGCTCGCCTGCCTGGCGATGCTGGGCGCCGGCTGCACCCAGCAGAAGGTGCCTCCACCCCAGAACGAGGTGGACAAGCAGACGCTCGAGACGGACTCGCTCTACATGGCCCGGCTCTACGCGAAGTGGGACCAGACCGTCCGCATGCAGGGGGCGGGGCCCGGGCAGGAGCGCGGGCGGATGTCCATCGACCTCGCCGATGATACGCAGTACCGCTTCCTGAAGAACCGGCTCCACTCCGCTGGCAGCACCCCGGACAACTCGCCGCATCTCTTCCGCCGCATCGAGAAGCTGCGCAAGGAGAGGAAGGACGGCATCCCGGACACGGTGACCCGGAAGGACCAGCTCACCTCGACGGGCACCGGCCCGGCCCGGGACAATCCCTGGTGCGGCCACGTGCTGCCGCTCAAGGACGAGGAGGATGCCGACTCCTTGGTGGCGAAGTTCGAGGCCACCGGTCTCGTCACCTGCTTCAAGGGCGCCGACTACGCCTACGTGGACGTCACCGCCTTCGCCACCGATGCCTCGCGCACGAACCTGCGTGTGCTCGACACCCGGGCCGAGGAGCAGTACGCGGGCGCCGTCCTCGAGACGCAGCCCCTGGACCTCCACCTGAAGGTCGGCGAGCACGAGCTGCTGCTCGTGGACTCGCTGTCCCTGGCCTTCAACGAGACGACGGGCGAGGCACACCTGTCCTACACCGTGGCCGAATCGTCCATCGTGGCACTGGGCGTTCACCAGCCGAACATCAACACCATGTACTTCGAGCACCCGCGCGAGCTGATCGGCTCGTTCCAGGCGGACAATGCCATCCGGACCTGCCTGGAGCGGGGGGCCACCGTCGGCTATCTGGACTGTGATTACACGACGGGCAGCAAGGACCCCGTCACGGGCGCCTTCACGCCGTTCGGCAAGCCCTTCACCGGCATCTCCGCCGTGGATGCCGAGGCCACCAAACCGCCCTATGGCTCGTGGCTGCCCAGGCGGGGCGACTACTGGGAGCCGGCCAATGGCGCCTTCGACCCCTCCCACCTCTATGTCGCCATGCGGGGCCGCCATCTCGTCTCGATGCCCACCCGGCTGTGCACCATCGACGAGCGCGACAGCGACGTGTCCGTCATCCTCATGGAGCAGGGCGGGCGGTGCACCGCGGGCAGGAACACGGGAGACCCGGTGCTCAATGGAGGCCTGCCCTTCACGCCCCACAAGTGGGATGACTACTCCCCGGGCATCCTGGTGCTTCCCTTCGATGGGCTGGCGGACTTCGGGAAGGACTGCCTGGACCACATGCAGAATGTCCGCCTCCTCATTCGCTCCACGGTGAAGGCCACCTGCCACCAGATTGGCGTGAATACCGCCGGACAGCAGATCATCCGCACCCGGACCCAGCCCATCCTCAACCTCGACTTCCGCAATGCCTGCCTCGCCGAGGGCACGAAGGTGACGAAGGCGGATGGCTCGCTGGTGGCGGTGGAGCACGTGAAGCAGGGCGACAAGCTGCTGACCAATGGCAGGGGCGTGGCGCTGACGGTGACGACGGTGTCACGCGGCGGCGAGAGCAAGCCCATGGTGAAGCTGCGCGACGAGCGGGGCGGTGAGGTGATGGTGACGGAGACGCACCCGATGGTGACGGCGGCCCGAGGGCTGGTGCAGGCCGGGGAGCTGAAGGTGGGTGACGCCCTGCTCACGCGCACCGGCACCGCGAAGCTGGTCGGGGTGGAGCGCGTGCCCTACACCGGCCAGGTGTTCAACTTCGCGCTGGGCACGCCTGAGGAGCTGGCCTCGGTGGGTCCCGAGGCGCGGACGCTGTATGCCAATGGGTATCTGGTGGGTGACAGTTCCATGCAGTCCCGGCTGGAGCGGCAGCGCAAGCTGGACGCGCGCGAGGTGCTGGCGAAGCTGAACGGCGCCTGGCACGAGGACTACCGCCGGCACCAGGCGCGCAGGTGA